The DNA sequence GCTTTTACCTGCACAGAGACGATATTAAATGGAACTCGATTTTTCTAGAAAAAGATCATGATTACTTAAGATTCTTAATTTAAGTTTAATATAAAATCACTAGTGAAGGAAAcatactttacacacacacacacaacaccaagTCTGCATCTACACATTCAGCCCAAttctgattcccccccccccccccccccacgaatTGGTCTTTTGACCCATCAGACCAGCTCTGAAAAAGGGCCAAtatgaaaagatctgatgtgattggtgaaAAGACCCATTAGTGAaataaagatcagaattgggctgccatAGTGTACAAGATGGATCATTTAAAAGTTAGACACAGTCAAACATTGACCAAGGAAAGGGTTGTTTTCTTAATTATTGATACCAGATTGGGAAACCATTCTTAACATTACAGTCCTTGCATGGAATCAAAGTGCTCTCTATCTAGCATTTCTACAATAATTACTATACAGTTCATACATCACATGTATAATTAGTTAGGTCCAAGGGTATAGGACACACCCTACAAGCAGACAGTACAAAGAAAAAATCTAATCTGAGGACATGCTCCACTAGACCACAGATGCCTAACTCCTAAAAGGCATGATGGGTTAAACATAGGCACCGTGATACTAAATCATGGCTTGTTCTATTCCTGGAGAATAGGTAGGTAGTGTTTGGAGATTCCCATCTCACTCAAACTGCTATAACTCAACCCATCACTCATCATAATGCAGTGAAGACAGGAACTTATCCACATCCAAGTCATCAGGGAAGGAATCCATTAGTTTCCGTTGTTTCTGAGGAGAAACAAATAATAATAGAGACGTAGTCATTTTAATGTGCTTTCTCACTATACAAGCAAACAGAAAACAGTTTACATTTAATTCACGGTCATTATGTCAAATATCTACGATTGGGTAGATGCAATTACATTCAATTTTTAACCTTAATTAGGATACACAGCTTGAACAGAACATTTTGTATGTTTTGCACACCTCTGCCTTCTTCTTACTACCAGATGAACTGGAAAGATCTTTCTTTGCTGGCAGGCTGGCCAGGGGCTCGGGCTGCTTGCGCTTCTTGCTCTTGGCAGCTACAGTGGCCACTGTTCCAGTCCCCTCCTGGCGCAAACTGTCTTTCAGTGGGGTGCCTGTCCTGGCGATGGCAGCTCGGGATAGGATCATCAGTGTGTGGGCCGCCATGTTGATGCTGTTTTCACTCCCTGCCTCACTGGCTGGGCTGCAGGAGGGAAGGTCCGGGGTGGCGGGAGGGACCAGGGGCCTGGGGGTGCCCTCTCCATCCCTGCCTAGCCTCTGACGTGCAGGGGTCATGGGGCAGTCTAGAGTTTCCTGGAGACGGCCAGGGGTCAGAGGAAGAGGCAGGTCTGGACAGCCCATGCCTGGCCTCTtagaaggggtggagggagggtttAGACCCTGGATGTCGTGGAGCATTTCGGCCGCCTGCTTGGTCAGCGGGCTGGTCTTGGAGGGGATTTTGCTGGAGCTAGCCTGGGGGACAGGGGTTTGTGAGCCCACTGGGGCCTGGCTGAACTCTCTTGGTGCTGGTGTGGGCTGCTGCTCTCGCCTGCCTCCCTCCAGCTCATTCTCCTTATTGGCAGTGACATGAGGGGGGTCCTGAGAAGATGTCATTTTCTCGGTCCGTCCCTCCCACTCCTTGGCAGGAGATTTTTCAGTAGACTCTTGTCTACTTGTGTCCTCCTTTTCTTTCCTGCTCCCTGATCTCAGTCTGTGATCAGAGGAAGAAGACCTGGAGCTCTGGGCATCCTTAGATTCTGTTCCAGCATCATCCTTCTGGTCTGCTGATTGTGATCTCTTTCTGGACTCTGACTGTGAGGCATCAGTCTTACTGATACCAGCACTCTGAAATCTACTGGAACTTGCAGTTTGATCTCTAGCATTTTGATCTGCGTCCCTCTTTGAAGGGGTCTTTTTCACAGCTTCTTTCTGATTTTGGTCAGTGGAGGATTTCTCGGTCTCTGTTCCGGTccatgatgtctgagtgttgtctgTGCATCTTACAGTCTCTATTCTCCTTTTTGGCCTGCTGCTACCCAAGATAGCAGAATTTGCTGAGGCCAATTTAGTTCTCTCTTTATCCAACTGTTGGACAGAAGGCAATACAGGAGTAGGTGTTGCTTTGGAGGAGAAAGCAGTTTTTCTGGTCTGAGTGGCAGTTTTACTAGAAGACCCATCAAAGCAAAGCATCCTCCTATGGCTGGGGCTCAAGCCAACTGCTACCTTCTGCTGCCCTGTGCTTTCAGAGGATTGCCCCTGAACCTGCTTTGTAATCATATTTGATCCAGAAGCTCCCATTTTGTCTGAAATGCACACGCAAGCAACAACATTTGTGAACAAAACAACAGTAAACAGACAATGACATTATATATAACTGAACACTAATCCTTACCTGAGACTGTGGTGTCCTTGGGTGCCAGTTTAGGCTTGGTTTTCACTGCTGCTGGCTGCTTTGCTGAAACAGGGCTAGGCATGGCTATCAACTGTACCAGACAAATGATCACTAGATGTACATGTTAGTGTAGCTAAGGTAGCCTATCAGTTAAAGAAAAGAGATTAAATGCAAATATGTAAAACAgtttttattttgatttattaTCATTTATACAATGAAAAGGAGTGCTTACCTGATTAGGAACTATTGAGAACTGTCCTGCATTATTCTGCCCAACAACAGATACAGGAACCACCATGTGTTGCAGCATGGGCTGAACTGGTGAAGATATAATGAGTCTAGATCCTGGAAGGATAAACTGGTTAGACATTTCCCTCCAGCAAAACAGCATGGCAAATTAAATGAGTGATGACTAATGGGTAATTCCACAGTAAGGGAGTTGCATTGAGACTTAAGTATGACAAACAAAAGTTATTGATTTCAAAGTTGAACAAACCTTACAACTTCATGCACAAgtactacttttaacaatttacacagaataaaaaaaatatagaacatttactggaagaactggGCAGATGCAAAGTTTGTTAACAGAATTTGGGGTAAAAAAAAGTGTCGTTTTAAATATATTAAGATTTAACGATGACTGCAGAAAGAATGATGTGTCAACTATGTAATTTATATATTTTGGCTATTGAACTAAagtaattgaagtggatttacaccctgTAACATAATTGCAGTAACGGAATTTCATCATGGATCCccgatctgtactacacagaaatgcgcAATTATGAATACCATTcccttcatggtgatgtatcctaaatAGGTAAACAAAGGTGTAATGCCACATCCtcctttgcatatttgggtattgttctccacactggctattatttttaataagtccccaaacaagaccaaatttggttggtccaaatctgaaccaataataggcgtctatgtttcacaagtttggacatcaaagcacagcacagtagagctcagtagagtacagcactgaactatactctacttttccttactgtgctctactgtactgtgctgttcaAACTTGTGAACCAAACTGTGttttgtgactactatgatttcccattgtagctgttgggttctgagaatctgaaatatacttattcatgtcactgaggaagcgagggtaatgtataacgtttacattataGCAGGTATCCTATTGAAATATTGAGTGCTTAAGgttagagggtctacaccagaagttaatggttatctgtgggaggaaggtatatagtgtgtgcaattaagcttggaatgtactGAATGCAGGGACgtggcaggcattgataaggggagagGGCTATGGATTAGTGACGAAGGGGGTCGAGGTCATGTCACACTAAGGGAGAAAGAAAAGTTTAGTAAAGATACCATGTttgttcagatgtgtaggaggagacagCCTGggagggttaaatatcagtgcttgtgtgagaatgtttttgtctaatgcagctgtattgatcctctgggaagaataaacttggttaagctttcatagtgtccgtAGAGTTTCTCAGAAAATTTGAACCAATTTAATAGCAGACATTCCGTTACAGATTTTTCAAAAAGTCAGGTTTTAATCACTTAATTCATGAACaaaattgatatcagtaaaaGCACGATAACTAATTGATAGGTCTACCTCCATGATCCTCCTTCTTCATGAGGAAGATAAATTAGAAAAGATCTTAAAGACGTGGGTTTTGGTAATGAAATTTCAAGGCACAAGGCCATGTTTCTTAAATGTACAGAAAGCAGAACAATTTCTCCAAAACTACATACAAGTGTTGATATAAGTTGGCAGGGGTCATTTCTTTaacattgtgttttgatgtatttctaatagttattctggtagatgttttctaagactcCTTTtacatctgtttgaccagaaatcaaagcatTTGCTTATTCCTAATTTTTAGGATGGAAAATGGTCAGAAAATGTAAACTTCATTTTGAAATGCAACTGTGAACTTCATATGTTGGTGCTCAttggtccttttacatggaaattacCTATAGCTTTATGAAGTACAAaatattaaagctgcaatatgtaactttctgggcgacccgaccaaattcacatagaaatgtgtgttatagatctgtcaatCTGATTGaatgcaagtctaagaagcggtagatcagttatgtgcactatttctatgcttcccgtttttAAGTTTAGTTTGAGTCTTACTtctggttttgtacaccagcttccaacagctgaaaatacaatatttttagttatggaaaatgtatttcacagcagtttagatggtacaatgatactctacactatacttgctagttttgtcacaaactgaaattaggcgaactattagaattgttgcatagtgcatctttaagtatTTAAACTCTGTCTTACCAGGGGAATAGCGGGGTGGAGTGGCCAGAGCATATGAGGTTGGGGGTACTGTCGGTACCTGTGGGGCGCCACTGGGTAACATCACCTTGTTGGATTGGTGGTTTGTGGCTGTTGTGTCTGTCACTAAGATGTAGCTGTTGGTGGATGTGGCTGAATCAAAGGGCAGCTGAATGTAGTAGCCTGGTTGTGTCAACGCAGATGACGTCCCTGCCAATGCTGCCACCTCCCCTGCTTTCTCACTAAGAGGAGTCTCTGCTGGCTGGAGGACTTCtgtcctctgtaaactggtcaccgCCTGCACCGTCTCCTCCTGAGCCATGGGGGCGCCACTGAGGGCCGAGGCCTTAGCAGGTGACttggtgggggaggagaggaagatggtgGGGATCCTGTCCCCAGTGATGCTGGACACAGCCTGGTTCAGGGCTGAGTCACAGGAGGGCTCCCCTTGCTCATCACTGATGATGATCTTCAGGGCTACAATCTTACTGGGGTCAACTTCCTTGCCTGTGGGGTTGGAGTTTGGGATGAAGGTTGGGGCAGCAGGAGTGGTTGATGTTTTAATTGTTGATGGGACAGGCATAGAGGGTATGGTCTGTGGTAGAGGTTGGGAAATTTCTACACTGCTGGGTGGGGTCATATTCctgtgagacaggttagaggCCTCTATGGGAGCCTTGTTTGACTGAGCCAGCGCTGGCATGGAATTAGACAGGCCAGGTGAAGAGTTAAGAAGTGATGCTTGGTTATCCATCACTTGCCCATCATCAACCCCCGCGGGGTTCTCATTGCCCAATATGTTTTTGACAGCAGAGACCATACTGGTTTCAGATGAAGCTGCATTGCATGCTGACACCGGATTATTTGTTCCACTCTCCTGTCTGACTGGCTCAAAGAGATCTGGGAGAGCTATATTGTGAAGGGGAGGAGTATTCAGAGGCTCATCTATATCCACGCCTGATTCATCCTGATCAAAGATGGAGCCGGAGTCAACAGTATCAGAGTCCTTGGCGGCAGAAAAGGCAGCAACAGTAAGTTTATCGATATGTGCTGACGGTTCAGTTGAGCTAGCTCCCCTTCTTGACCCTCTGGTACTGGGTCCAGGAGTTGTTGAGCTAGCTCCCTTTCTCGACCCTCTGGTACTGGGTCCAGGAGTTGTTGAGCTAGCTCCCTTTCTCGACCCTCTGGTACTGGGTCCAGGAGTTGTTGAGCTAGCTCCCCTTCTCGACCCTCTGGTACTGGGTCCAGGAGTTGCATTTGAAGTGCTTGAAACATGAAGTGCAGATTTCCTTGTTTTCTTACTCTTGGGCTCTTGACTGGACTTTGTcgctctagttgttgtttcttgcCCTTGTGTCGAATTTTCAGGCCCAGTGCCTGAGATATGAGAGAAAAATCCCATTGTCAGAAAGAGATTTCTGATGAAGCAGCAATATTGTTTAGTATATTATTCCATCAGATCATGAGGACTTTGTCCATACCTGAATCTCCAGTCTCAGGAGAGCCATCAATACATCTAGTCTCAGTCTCACCATTCTCTGTGGTGGTATTGCTCACATTCCCAGCTCCTTGTTCAGTATCCTCACTGGTTTTGCTTTTGCCTTAATGCAAAGAATCAAGAGATTTAGTGGAAGAATGTGATTTTATATAATCTTAGTCAAACATTAAATCAACAGGCCCACTTCATGCATTGGAGCAACAAAATCCTGCACATGATTAAATCGTCAGCAAAGTTGAAAAATGTTTACCGTaatcaaagaggtcaaagagagCCTGGAAGGCTGGGTCGGACTCTGTCTGCTCCAAGATGTCTTGTATAACATCATTAGACATATGGATTTCCCCCTGCACAGAGTAAATGTCAGGAGAAATCACATATCCACACTATGCACTAAAGACTGACAATGTTCCCTTAGGTCAAGTGGATAAATTAGGAATAGCAAGTCTGTGAGAACATGACATTCATTACCTGCAGGCCCAGAATTTCATCTATGGACTGGTCAGGCTCCATGGTGCTGCATGATGCCTTTAAAGCCTGTGGACTGCCATCACTACaagtagagagaaagaaacacatGTACAGGTAAGAAATATCTACTCAACAGCCAAATGTAATTTAGTCAGTACTGTTAAATGTTACAAAAGAAAATGTACTTTAATTATTACCTTGCTAGGATTTTGTTGATGTTTTCAGCAAGCTTCTCTTGTAAGGACTTGTCATTTAGAATCCTCTCTCTTGCATTTTGTATCACCATTTGCTGCAAAGATAAACAATTCAATGAATCAACAGGTTAGGAGTTTTCAAATGCAACATATTTATAGAAAAACAGAGTATTAACTTTGTTTTGTACTCACAGGGAAATTCTCTGTGACTGTCTCTTCACTCTGGGGCTCAGCTGTCAGGCTACTGGCCGCCATGTTGGTTCTTCCAGTCCCACCAGATCCACTGAagcccccacctctcctcctggGGGAGTCACTGGGAAGATTACTCGTCATAACGCAATCTACTAGGGATGGACATCTTTCATTTTCAAGATGATTCGATACGCATCTAGATACATGGGCTTCAAAACATTACAGGAACAATAAGTTTTACTCTGAAACTAGTTGGTGCAATTAGGTTTGATTCGATACACTAACATTTCTTACAGAAACACATTCAAATTCTGCTGCTGATGGGAGctcatgagctgggcctctctgagctgacTTCGGTGTGTGTGGTGAGTAAATTATGCATGTCTATGGTGTATGAGGCACCTGAGCGGAATCATAAAGGAGGCTTCTACCATCCCACTACCAGATTGGGGCGGGGGGCAGCAATGTAGCATGTTTTCATGTCTCCGTCACCCACTAATTAAATTGTAATTTAATAATGTATCAATATTTATCATTTACAAACTAGCTATGACATAGCCAATGAATATATAGCAACAACTTTGGATTTCACCCCCAATCAAATGGTTTTGAATTATCTTCTTTCGCATCGGCCATGTAGTCCGTCTCGCAAAAGTGATTGCTGTCCTCATTATGAAATGATCAACTTTACTCTGTATatcggggcgacaggtagcctagcggttatagcattgggccagtaaccaaaaggttgctggtttgaatacctgagccgacaaggtaaaaaaaaaaaaaagtatctgtcaatgtgcccttgaccACAATTTGCTCCAGGAGCACTGTACTATTTTTTTATGACAATATACACTGACTGTTTGAAGCAAAACTACCCAAACTATTGCTGATGGTAAAACTGAACAATCCAAATCAAATCTATTGTCAACCCCATTCAGCAGATATAGCCAGATGAGAGTTGCGTCTCTGGTagcttaaaaaaacaaacattttcaacAGTGCATAGATAACAATAACCTAGCAAATTACATAGGTTGTCACTCAACCAATAAAGCCTAATATCACGCAAGCCATTGTAGTATTTGAATGCTGAAGGTGCTGTGCAGATGTGCACGAAGCTGGGCACAGTGCGcagtttgactaggctactgatattgCCTGGGGTTGTTCGGCATTCAAAATGGCTTGTAGATCAATGACTGACAACACAGTTAGTGCCTTCACAAAAtagtcataccccttgacttattccacattttgttgtgttacagcctgaattcaaaacggaGTACATTAAATGTTCCTATCAGCCATCTACACATAatattccataatgacaaagtgaaacaatgtttttagaaatgttttctaatttattgaaaatgaaatacagaatcattcatttacataagtattcacatccctttgctatgacactccaaattgagctcagaggtacatccaatttcctttgatcatcctcgagatgtcactacaacttgattggagtccacttgtggacaattcaattgtttggccatgatttagaaagaaagacctgtctatataaggtcccacagtccatgtcagagcagaaatgaagtccaaggaactgtcagTAGATTTCCGAGATATATtcctcatcacaattctatctgAGGAAAGGTATAAAGCAATTTCAAGAATGTTGAAAGTTTTCAAGAGCAGTGGTCTCAATCATTGGGAAATGGATAAAATATGGAACTACGCAGACtctacctcagactgggggcgaagattTACgttcaggacaatgaccccaagcatacagcaaAAACAACGtgggaatggcttcagaacaagaatgtgaaagtcctcgAGTCACCCAGCCAAAGCCCaaacttgaatcccattgaaaatctgtggaaagacttgaagattgctgttcaccaccATGCCCCATCTAATTTAAGAGCATGAGAAAATCTGCAGGAAAGCATGGGAGAAAATCCCCCAATCCAGATGTccaaagctgatacagacctacccaagacaactcaaaaATGTAATGGCCGCCAAagattgactcaggggtgtgaatacttttgtaaatgagctctgttttccattttcagtaaatttacaaacattcttaaaacatgttttcactgtcattatagGGCATTGTGTATTCATGGGTGAGACAAACAATTtttttccattttgaattcaggctgtaacaaaaaggtggaataagtcaaggggtttgaatactttccgaaggcactgtaactgtgtTGAGTCATTGATCTACAAGGAGAGGATGCATTTGTTGTCAACAAAGATGAGAGGTATTTCCCGAAGTTAGAAACAATGTAatatgagcaaaaaaaaaaagtgtgaccCGCCAATTCGTaatgtttaaatacattttctgacCGATGCATGCTATATTTGGCTTATTTGGGGTCCACGGACTGATACAGTTTTATCTTTAAACATTTTAATAATGGACCAATGTGTATAGTTGAATCGTTACACCACTAGAATCTACACACGGGTAAGAAGAATTTTTAGAACCTACAAATGGATGACAACGACTATCTCACCATTTCCGACGCCCTGGGGATAATGGTCCTGGTGTTAACCGGTTGTCTGGAACCATTATTTGCAAAGGTGACTCTcctgtaataaaaataaaaaatgttgattATTAAATGAAGCTTTATTGACAACTTTTCCTACAAGTTGGTATTAATGTCCATAATATTTACAGTAATCGATGGTTAAAATGAGATGTGATAGACATACACCTACTGTAACAACCTTCCCCAGTACACTGCTGCTCATTGACGTGTTTACTTACGGTTCACATTGATGAGTAGACGTCCTCCATCTTGGATCTGGGGCGATGTGCTGCAGATGGGGGAGGGTCTGGTCAGCTGGGAGCTGTAGCAGACTGGGGTTGAGTGTCCCAAGATGCTCTGAGGGGTATCGAGGGGGCTGGAAAAGCCCTGGGCCAACAGAGGGGCTGACGATGACAGAAACGCAGAGCTGGGGGACTGGGTTGATGACAAGGCTTTCTGTCGCCCCCTCATGTTCACGATTCCATTACGTGTGCGGACTGCAGAGGAAATAGGTTTATGAATCATGTCATACAGCAGGGTTCCACAATAGGACGGCCAGTGGGTGAATTCATTCGGCCCACCATGTTTTCTGAGCAGAAAATATATAATTGCTTGGACATAAAAGATTGTAAAGTCAACAGGAAATTTGTATTCCCACACATAAACAAGGAGGAATATTGGATCGTATACCAATGTAATGAAGGTTGAACATTATTACGTTTTTCTCAAATACCTGTTTTAGGATTCTtacggtcaatttgcagtgtacacaACAATTAGCTTTTTGTGTGATGTAACCTTTATAGTTATGCTGCCATATAGCCAGCAGTCTGCCTCCTGTTTAGTCAATGTTTGCGATGACCATGAAAAAGAGCATTAAATCGCTATTGACTGCTGTTTTGTGAACAAGTGGCAGCGTCATGAATGACTGAGCAGGAACTGAAAGGAGGTAGGCTAGTGGATCCTGCATGCGCAGAAATCTTTGTATTTTTTGCAAAAGCAAGTCTGACTCCAGAAAATCTGGAACCACAGCCACTCTAAATGATTCTTTACTATGTTCCAAGTCCGCTCCGGCtcaaggggaaaaaaacatcCCACGGCTGAATGTAAGGGACTCCTGCCATACAGCCATGGAGTTCTGCGTTCTGCATGACTGTTTGAGCCACACAACATTATAAAGAGACAATAAAATCCAAGTTCATAGGTCGTACTAAGATCATAACCATTTAACTTGCAAGAATATTTAATAAAGCACTTACGTCTTTGATTCTGGCTAACAGCTGGGGAGTTCTGCATAGACCTAAGGAAAGAAAGAAGTTGAATTGAAGACGTCAGTAAGTGCACTATGACTGAGTGACACCATCAAACAGCAATCTGTTGGTGAGTTTCTTACTTTATTTGATTGAGTGTGAAATCAAGCTTTTTCCACAATGATGTCATCATGACAGGTATCTGAGTCTCTTCACTGGTCTCTAAGCAGAAATAgcgggggggcggggggggggggtgacaaccAATAATACAATACATACACGTGAAAGTCCTGTACTCATTTACTGAAAGTGGTAGAGGTCAGAAGTTACGCTTACCTTTAGCTTTGACAGCAACATATTCATTCAAAATGGTTGTCAGGTTTTTCCCGAAGAGGGACTGCAATGGGAGT is a window from the Oncorhynchus mykiss isolate Arlee chromosome 24, USDA_OmykA_1.1, whole genome shotgun sequence genome containing:
- the LOC110503993 gene encoding protein NPAT isoform X2, whose product is MLLPSDMARLVLGYLQQEGLCNTSQAFIRESPNLKEYAEHSSDDGTIPACVFSLFGKNLTTILNEYVAVKAKETSEETQIPVMMTSLWKKLDFTLNQIKSMQNSPAVSQNQRLRTRNGIVNMRGRQKALSSTQSPSSAFLSSSAPLLAQGFSSPLDTPQSILGHSTPVCYSSQLTRPSPICSTSPQIQDGGRLLINVNRESPLQIMVPDNRLTPGPLSPGRRKWRRGGGFSGSGGTGRTNMAASSLTAEPQSEETVTENFPQMVIQNARERILNDKSLQEKLAENINKILASDGSPQALKASCSTMEPDQSIDEILGLQGEIHMSNDVIQDILEQTESDPAFQALFDLFDYGKSKTSEDTEQGAGNVSNTTTENGETETRCIDGSPETGDSGTGPENSTQGQETTTRATKSSQEPKSKKTRKSALHVSSTSNATPGPSTRGSRRGASSTTPGPSTRGSRKGASSTTPGPSTRGSRKGASSTTPGPSTRGSRRGASSTEPSAHIDKLTVAAFSAAKDSDTVDSGSIFDQDESGVDIDEPLNTPPLHNIALPDLFEPVRQESGTNNPVSACNAASSETSMVSAVKNILGNENPAGVDDGQVMDNQASLLNSSPGLSNSMPALAQSNKAPIEASNLSHRNMTPPSSVEISQPLPQTIPSMPVPSTIKTSTTPAAPTFIPNSNPTGKEVDPSKIVALKIIISDEQGEPSCDSALNQAVSSITGDRIPTIFLSSPTKSPAKASALSGAPMAQEETVQAVTSLQRTEVLQPAETPLSEKAGEVAALAGTSSALTQPGYYIQLPFDSATSTNSYILVTDTTATNHQSNKVMLPSGAPQVPTVPPTSYALATPPRYSPGSRLIISSPVQPMLQHMVVPVSVVGQNNAGQFSIVPNQLIAMPSPVSAKQPAAVKTKPKLAPKDTTVSDKMGASGSNMITKQVQGQSSESTGQQKVAVGLSPSHRRMLCFDGSSSKTATQTRKTAFSSKATPTPVLPSVQQLDKERTKLASANSAILGSSRPKRRIETVRCTDNTQTSWTGTETEKSSTDQNQKEAVKKTPSKRDADQNARDQTASSSRFQSAGISKTDASQSESRKRSQSADQKDDAGTESKDAQSSRSSSSDHRLRSGSRKEKEDTSRQESTEKSPAKEWEGRTEKMTSSQDPPHVTANKENELEGGRREQQPTPAPREFSQAPVGSQTPVPQASSSKIPSKTSPLTKQAAEMLHDIQGLNPPSTPSKRPGMGCPDLPLPLTPGRLQETLDCPMTPARQRLGRDGEGTPRPLVPPATPDLPSCSPASEAGSENSINMAAHTLMILSRAAIARTGTPLKDSLRQEGTGTVATVAAKSKKRKQPEPLASLPAKKDLSSSSGSKKKAEKQRKLMDSFPDDLDVDKFLSSLHYDE
- the LOC110503993 gene encoding protein NPAT isoform X3, yielding MMTSLWKKLDFTLNQIKSMQNSPAVSQNQRLRTRNGIVNMRGRQKALSSTQSPSSAFLSSSAPLLAQGFSSPLDTPQSILGHSTPVCYSSQLTRPSPICSTSPQIQDGGRLLINVNRESPLQIMVPDNRLTPGPLSPGRRKCDSPRRRGGGFSGSGGTGRTNMAASSLTAEPQSEETVTENFPQMVIQNARERILNDKSLQEKLAENINKILASDGSPQALKASCSTMEPDQSIDEILGLQGEIHMSNDVIQDILEQTESDPAFQALFDLFDYGKSKTSEDTEQGAGNVSNTTTENGETETRCIDGSPETGDSGTGPENSTQGQETTTRATKSSQEPKSKKTRKSALHVSSTSNATPGPSTRGSRRGASSTTPGPSTRGSRKGASSTTPGPSTRGSRKGASSTTPGPSTRGSRRGASSTEPSAHIDKLTVAAFSAAKDSDTVDSGSIFDQDESGVDIDEPLNTPPLHNIALPDLFEPVRQESGTNNPVSACNAASSETSMVSAVKNILGNENPAGVDDGQVMDNQASLLNSSPGLSNSMPALAQSNKAPIEASNLSHRNMTPPSSVEISQPLPQTIPSMPVPSTIKTSTTPAAPTFIPNSNPTGKEVDPSKIVALKIIISDEQGEPSCDSALNQAVSSITGDRIPTIFLSSPTKSPAKASALSGAPMAQEETVQAVTSLQRTEVLQPAETPLSEKAGEVAALAGTSSALTQPGYYIQLPFDSATSTNSYILVTDTTATNHQSNKVMLPSGAPQVPTVPPTSYALATPPRYSPGSRLIISSPVQPMLQHMVVPVSVVGQNNAGQFSIVPNQLIAMPSPVSAKQPAAVKTKPKLAPKDTTVSDKMGASGSNMITKQVQGQSSESTGQQKVAVGLSPSHRRMLCFDGSSSKTATQTRKTAFSSKATPTPVLPSVQQLDKERTKLASANSAILGSSRPKRRIETVRCTDNTQTSWTGTETEKSSTDQNQKEAVKKTPSKRDADQNARDQTASSSRFQSAGISKTDASQSESRKRSQSADQKDDAGTESKDAQSSRSSSSDHRLRSGSRKEKEDTSRQESTEKSPAKEWEGRTEKMTSSQDPPHVTANKENELEGGRREQQPTPAPREFSQAPVGSQTPVPQASSSKIPSKTSPLTKQAAEMLHDIQGLNPPSTPSKRPGMGCPDLPLPLTPGRLQETLDCPMTPARQRLGRDGEGTPRPLVPPATPDLPSCSPASEAGSENSINMAAHTLMILSRAAIARTGTPLKDSLRQEGTGTVATVAAKSKKRKQPEPLASLPAKKDLSSSSGSKKKAEKQRKLMDSFPDDLDVDKFLSSLHYDE
- the LOC110503993 gene encoding protein NPAT isoform X1, whose product is MLLPSDMARLVLGYLQQEGLCNTSQAFIRESPNLKEYAEHSSDDGTIPACVFSLFGKNLTTILNEYVAVKAKETSEETQIPVMMTSLWKKLDFTLNQIKSMQNSPAVSQNQRLRTRNGIVNMRGRQKALSSTQSPSSAFLSSSAPLLAQGFSSPLDTPQSILGHSTPVCYSSQLTRPSPICSTSPQIQDGGRLLINVNRESPLQIMVPDNRLTPGPLSPGRRKCDSPRRRGGGFSGSGGTGRTNMAASSLTAEPQSEETVTENFPQMVIQNARERILNDKSLQEKLAENINKILASDGSPQALKASCSTMEPDQSIDEILGLQGEIHMSNDVIQDILEQTESDPAFQALFDLFDYGKSKTSEDTEQGAGNVSNTTTENGETETRCIDGSPETGDSGTGPENSTQGQETTTRATKSSQEPKSKKTRKSALHVSSTSNATPGPSTRGSRRGASSTTPGPSTRGSRKGASSTTPGPSTRGSRKGASSTTPGPSTRGSRRGASSTEPSAHIDKLTVAAFSAAKDSDTVDSGSIFDQDESGVDIDEPLNTPPLHNIALPDLFEPVRQESGTNNPVSACNAASSETSMVSAVKNILGNENPAGVDDGQVMDNQASLLNSSPGLSNSMPALAQSNKAPIEASNLSHRNMTPPSSVEISQPLPQTIPSMPVPSTIKTSTTPAAPTFIPNSNPTGKEVDPSKIVALKIIISDEQGEPSCDSALNQAVSSITGDRIPTIFLSSPTKSPAKASALSGAPMAQEETVQAVTSLQRTEVLQPAETPLSEKAGEVAALAGTSSALTQPGYYIQLPFDSATSTNSYILVTDTTATNHQSNKVMLPSGAPQVPTVPPTSYALATPPRYSPGSRLIISSPVQPMLQHMVVPVSVVGQNNAGQFSIVPNQLIAMPSPVSAKQPAAVKTKPKLAPKDTTVSDKMGASGSNMITKQVQGQSSESTGQQKVAVGLSPSHRRMLCFDGSSSKTATQTRKTAFSSKATPTPVLPSVQQLDKERTKLASANSAILGSSRPKRRIETVRCTDNTQTSWTGTETEKSSTDQNQKEAVKKTPSKRDADQNARDQTASSSRFQSAGISKTDASQSESRKRSQSADQKDDAGTESKDAQSSRSSSSDHRLRSGSRKEKEDTSRQESTEKSPAKEWEGRTEKMTSSQDPPHVTANKENELEGGRREQQPTPAPREFSQAPVGSQTPVPQASSSKIPSKTSPLTKQAAEMLHDIQGLNPPSTPSKRPGMGCPDLPLPLTPGRLQETLDCPMTPARQRLGRDGEGTPRPLVPPATPDLPSCSPASEAGSENSINMAAHTLMILSRAAIARTGTPLKDSLRQEGTGTVATVAAKSKKRKQPEPLASLPAKKDLSSSSGSKKKAEKQRKLMDSFPDDLDVDKFLSSLHYDE